From the Lathyrus oleraceus cultivar Zhongwan6 chromosome 4, CAAS_Psat_ZW6_1.0, whole genome shotgun sequence genome, one window contains:
- the LOC127073600 gene encoding uncharacterized protein LOC127073600: CQKAFDSIKEYLSEPPILSPPVEGRPLIMYLTVLEDSMGCVLGQQDESGKKEFAIYYLSKKFTDCESRYSMLEKTCCALAWAAKRLRQYMINHTTWLISRMDPIKYIFEKPALTGRIVRWQMLLSEYDIEYRAQKAIKGSILADHLAHQPIEDHQPVQYDFPDEEILYLKMKDCDEPTLDEGPEPGSRWTMVFDGAVNQYGNGIGAVVITPQGSHIPFTARLTFKCTNNMAEYEACIMGLEECIDLRIKYLDVYGDSALVVNQIKGEWETNQPSLIPYRDYARRISTFFTEVEFHHIPREDNRMADALATLASMIMVRRWNDVPNITVMRLDRPAHIFAIEEVKDDKPWYFDIKNFLQNQVYPPGASVKDRKTLRRLSGSFYLSGEVLYKRNFDMVLLRCVDRH, encoded by the coding sequence tgccagaaagcttttgacagtatcaaagaatatctgtctgaacctccgatcttgtctccgcctgtggaaggaagacctctgattatgtatttgacagttcttgaagactcgatgggttgtgtactcggtcaacaagatgaatcggggaagaaggaatttgctatatactacctcagtaagaagtttactgattgcgagtctcggtactctatgcttgagaagacgtgttgtgctttagcttgggctgctaagcgtttgcgccagtacatgataaatcatacaacttggttgatatccagaatggatccaattaagtatatcttcgagaagcctgctttaactgggaggattgtccgttggcagatgttgttgtctgagtatgatattgagtatcgagctcaaaaagctatcaaaggtagtatcttggctgaccatttagcgcaccagccaatcGAAGATCATCAGcctgttcagtatgacttcccggatgaggagattctgtatttgaaaatgaaagattgtgatgagcctacacttgatgaaggtccggaacctggttccaggtggaccatggtgtttgatggcgctgttaatcaatatggaaatggaattggggcagtggtcattactcctcaaggttcacacattccgtttacagcaaggctaactttcaaatgcacgaataatatggcggagtatgaagcctgtattatgggacttgaagaatgtattgacttgagaatcaagtatcttgatgtgtatggtgattcggccctggttgttaatcagatcaagggtgaatgggagacgaatcaaccaagtctcatcccatatagagattacgcaaggaggatttcaacattctttacagaagttgaatttcatcacatccctcgagaggataatcggatggcagatgcgcttgctacgcttgcttccatgattatggtcagacggtggaatgatgtccccaatattactgtgatgcgtttggatagaccagctcacatatttgcgatcgaagaagtgaaagatgacaagccttggtattttgatatcaagaatttcctccagaaccaggtctacccgcctggggcatctgtgaaagataggaaaactttgagaaggttgtcaggcagtttctacctcagtggtgaagtgttgtataagagaaattttgatatggttttgctcagatgcgtggatagacac